The DNA window AATGGCCGTGTTGTTATATATCCTCAGTCTCACTCTGAAGgcttctgtgtgtctgtttatcagGGATGTGGGGCTTCCACGACAGAGACCTGATGCTGAGGAAATCCCTGTACACCATGATGAAGAGCGGGGCGGAGAGAGACGCTctgaagaggaggtggaggtggcagCAGACCCAACAGAACAAGGAGGTCTGGAGAGTGTCCGTGTTCCCTCAGTGCGCCTCCTGAATGCACCATGCGTcctttttcacaaaaaaaaaaaacccataagCGCGAGCGAACAGATGAGCCACTCGTAACCTCGGTTAATAAGCGCTGATTTTAGCTCACTTGCTGGGTATTTGGATTTTTGCTGCGAGGAAAATTGTCTTTCAGCGTTTCCAAGTGTGCATTAGCAGCAGCGCCGTTAATGCCGTCAAATCCCCTGCacttcctctcccttttcttgATGTTCCTGGATTAAAGTATTTTCAAATCTATTAGAAAAATGGTGTCACCAAAGATAGCTCAGACTAAGAAGTAGTCCAGACGCTCATGTTTCAAAAACGCCCAAAGCGTCCTGGTGGCCCAGTGATCCAAGACACATCCCTCCTAACACTCTGTCCTGGTTTGAGTCTGGGCAGGGACCATTGTTTGCTGTCAGTGACCTTTCTCTAATTAACCACATTTCCCGACAGTCTCTTTTATCATCCattaacagtgtgtgtgcgagtgtgtgtgtgcatgtaaatgcaaaaAGCTCCAGGAGATAATCTTGCCCAGGATGCAAATagcaaaaatgaataataagaGGGATTTTGTAGTTGAGCAATGCATGTACTTAACAGAGTTTAAATTtcgtggtgtgtgtgcgtgtttgtgcagTCTGGCCTGGTGTACACTGAagaggagtgggagagagagtgGAACGAGCTGCTGAAGTTGGCCTCCAGTGAGCCTCGCACTCACCTCAGCAAAAACGGGAACACCAGCGGAGGGTGAGGACCTTGACTCGCATACGTCCCCAGACAGCCTGCGACCATAAGCACCGCAAACGGCCACGatcacaacacacactgcattCCTTTGATAAGAAGTTAGCGATAGTTGCTGTGTAGTCGCTGTATGAGAGGAACACAATGAAACGGAGCAGACGTGCTGTTTCCATCCCACGTCAAACACATTGCAGCTCTCCTGCTGGTTCTTCACAGCGCCGTGTGTTGAAACACGGCACGGGGCCTGCAGTTAAAACAAAAGCGACCTTCTCACTGAGATCAGTTAATCGGGGGAAACTCATAGCTCCTACTCAGACCGTTTCTCTTTCAAACTGCTTCCCTGAGTTAAACCCACTGGAGGTTGGAGCTCACGTGTGAGAGTGTGCCCTCTACTGGCTGCCGTCGGTATTAATCCTTTCTGCTGTAACGACCTCCCCTGAGCTGTGGGTTACTTTCAGCTGCAGCAAGTTGCATAAATAAGCGTAAGAGCGGGTTTATGTCAGGCAACACAAACAGATTGGAAACTAACTCTGGTTTCCTCCTCCTACGCAGAGAAACTGTGTGGTTTGTCTCTGTTTCCATaatcacagaaataaacatacacacacacacacacacgccataTACATGTAAGCAGGTGTTGCGGTGGAGTAAAAACAATTACGATGAACAGAAAGACTCTTAAATTGTCTGCTTAGATCTGTCTTGATAGTGTGAAAACCTCAATACGCACTCAAACTGTGAGAACAAGTCTGCATTATTCCCAGCTAGTCCGGTGCAAAGACCTACATCACTGGTAATGTCTCTATAAAGAGAATGATTTACTCATTTAGTCTGGCGGTTCTAACCTCTCATTGAGTTTGACTGTAATACAGTAATCAGGTTAGGGATGTTTGATGGTCCTAGTGTGAGATGAGCCCCTAAATAGGATGAGTGGGATTCACATATTAAGAGGCTCTTTATTAGAGTGAATTTGGCAGCGTGGCTGTTTGTGCGGCTGACAACTTAATTGTTGCACATCCTCTGGTTCCCCCGGTGGTTGCATGCTGGAGAgcctctgcctctgctttttctctctgtctctcccgtcccctctctcccactctctttTATTAAAGCTCATGTAGCTGGACATGGCTGCCCTGTCTATTAAAGGCAGCCCATGGGGGGAAAATGAATCCAGGATGATACGATTAGATTACACATGCACATGATCGGCACGGACATTTCCTACTTTGGCCGCAGATGTTTTCTGGCATTAACATTTCAGGAAATTGCTGTTGTATTTCCCACTGTGAtgtgccttttctttcttcagggTGGACAACTCTGAGGATCCTGTCTATGAGAGTCTTGAGGAGTTCCATGTGTTTGTGCTGGCCCACGTGTTACGCAGGCCAATTGTAGTGGTGGCTGACACTATGCTACGAGACTCAGGAGGAGAAGGTAGTCCAACTGCTTCTTCACTCCATCTTTTGCagtagggaaaaaaaacacaatacattGACTCTAAACATGATGTTCTGACTGATTTCCAGCTTTCGCTCCCATCCCGTTCGGAGGCCTCTATCTGCCCCTGGAGGTGCCGCCGAGCCGCTGTCACTGCTCCCCTCTGGTTCTGGCCTACGATCAGGCTCACTTCTCCGCGCTGGTGTCCATGGAGCAGAGGGACCAGCAGCGGGAGCAGGGTAAGCGGCGCATGTCCAGCGAAACCATAAAACCACTCGGCATATTCGGGACGGAATGTTCGATGCGAACCCTTTCCTTGACCTCCCGTTCTCAAAAAAATCTACACTCTCAGCTGCCATATTATGCAATAGTTTGGCAGGCCTTCGCTTTAAACTTACAGTGTAGATTGCGGGACTGGAGGCGAGTGGTCTGCCTTTCCTGCTAGAGGTGAATAATGGATGAGAGAGCAGTCTAATTACCTGTGATCCATTATTAAAATAGGCCAGTTGGCAGCAGGAACCAGGGTGTGGCCATCGCGGAGGAAAGTGGACAGCGGCGCTGCTTCTCCTGACCCATGAAGGTTGACCAAATCACTCGAGCCTTTGACGCGGTATCGCATGTTTGCCAACGCTGTTGTGACTATAATTCGACACATTAGCCGTGCCTGTTTACGTGTTTGCCTCCTTCGCTGGAATCTGTTGCTCTGCATACCATGTTGATTGTGTGACACTGTGGCGAGGGAGTGTAGATTTTtccattgtgttgtgtttgcctCCTTTTCCCCCATTCAGATGCCAGCGTTCCCACTCCGGATGCATTGCTTATTCTCGAGGTCAGAGTATTCCTCACATGGAGTTCCTTTAATTGACAAATAGAGTGGATCTCCTTGACAACCAGTCTTAGTAGTCACGGCACTCTTCTGTATCTGGCTCCGTGGGTGGAACTCACTTGTCATTTGCGTGGGCAGCCAGCCaactccgtctctgtctctttttctcactCGCAAGCCCGTATTCACTCGTGCAAAccgtttctttcttcctcccctctcatcttcctccacttctctctgtctcccctgCTTTTCTGAATATGCAAGGGCCTATTCTCGGCCCATAAACACCAACCTAGTTATTAAGTCTGGGCCAGGACCACTGCATACTTGCAGACAGACATGATTACTAACCTGCCGTCCCTGCCCTGAAGCCATTCCCTTTAATGCCCCTGCAGCACATCAAAGCTAGCGTACCCCACAGCCCATAAGCGTTCAGTCCTGCTGCTCGCATTTGGCCGTTCCATTGTGGCGGAGGGGGGTTCTCTTCTCGTCCACCAGATGGTGCATATGTCCAAAGAACTCGGTGGAGCTTGATCACAACACCACTGCATGGCTGTGTTTCTCAATCGGGTACACCGTGTCCTGCGATAGTGATAGGATCAGAAAGTGTTTTGTCTGCAGTCTCTCTCCAGGATGTTATGAAAACACTTGTACGCTTAACTCTGCGCTTTCTTCAGTTCACGTGATTTCTCGTATTACGCGGCAGTGATACAAGTCTGCTCTGATTAGGACTGCCTGCATAGCAAATGCATGATGCTTCTGCGTGTTGTTGTAACTGGGCGCCTGCATTGTCGCGTCAATTGTGGATTTCAAGGGGCCGATCTGTGTTTCCATGCTGGCTTACATCTTCTGAGCAGATGCCAGACAGACGGGCAAGAGGGTCAGACTGACGAACCTAATCTTCCACTGCCAATTAGGGCAGAGAAGCCCCAGTCAGCCCCTAAACCCTGACCACCTCACCACATATGGGCAGGGTCCCCGGGCTGTTGGGGCCCCTGGCAAACCAAGCCTCTCTCCTGACAGTCAGGCCACTGTGTGGACCTCTCAGGTGGATGCCGGCGGGTTAGAATAGTGGCTCTTTTCTTCAGCCCTCTGTGTGGAAGATTATAGTAGTTTCCCCTCCTAGTAACGTGACTCTAAATCACACTGACACATCACGCTACTGCTCCTTTTATGGCTCGCTTGCATAGCTTCTGGGACTGCGTTGACGGGGGatggtgaaaaaaacaacacaggaggGGCGACTGAAACCAGAGGTTGATGCTAATGAggaaaaattagtttttatttttattcatgtatttactTATTAAACCTAAAGACCAGTGAGCGGGTTTCCTCCAGGAAAGTTGTCAGGTGAACCTACAGTTCTGTTCACATCAGTAAGTTTCCTATCAGGCTCACTGCTCCTCACCTGCTGTGTGATAATGACTACCTCTTCTGTAGATGCTTCTTACTGCCTTTCATCAGCTTGTTTGTGCTCCTGCGGTGAATCGACGTATGAGAGGAACTGAccccctggaaaaaaaaaaaaacctggtgCTATTTCAGGCTCTGGCCCTGATACCAAAACACTTCCAGGTTTTCTTTGGCATCTCGTCATGAAACTTCTAACACCCATCTGAATGAAGTAAATGGTCGTCTTTTACACAAAGACCACCTACGCGACGGCGTGGGGTGCAGCTCTGAACGTGCCTGCGTATTAAACGCGCCCGGTGTGTTAACTCGCCGGCCAAGGCAGTGCGATTAAACCGGCATTAAAAATCAATTCGTTGTGCTTTACATGTTACTTCACATGAGACGTTCGTGAAATCGCCACCATCATGATTCTGCTGTTAACGACCGAGGCAGAAAGGTCCCGGGCTTGTTTACATGCACGACTGCTGTTTACTCTGGTGAATTGGGCCCCTTAAGTCTGCAGCTGTGCAGACTGACCAAAGACAAGAATTCAAAGTTGCGCATTTTCCAGACAGTACAAATTGTTCTTGAATcacaaaacagaggaaacattGGTTCGGCGTTAGCGCTGTGAATCAATCCttgtgatggggggggggggggggggggggggggttgggggctTTGTCTCCCTAAGGTTgtgaaaagaaggaagaagaaaacccACTTGTGATGAAAGGCATAAAGAAACACTTGAGGTTCTCATTTTATAAAccaaaaagagacaaagcaaAGATGTCTATATCCAATCAGGACACATGGATAAGTGCTTAGAGAGGTTATGAACTTCATTTCCAACAGCCATTTCCTCATAGGTTACACCCAAGTTTCCTCCCCTTCCCCCTATCTGTAACCCCCCCCCTAAAATCAAGTTGCAAACTGAGTGAAGCCTGGCAGCTAGCAGCTTTGTTGCTGAATACACAGCTTGCATACCACGGAGGGCGATGATGTCACTCCGTGCATAAGCTACGGGAATCGGTCATTCAAGGACAACAAAACAAGGCTGCCAACAGGGATAGTAAATACATTACAGCACACTTTAGTCCCCCAGAGCTCAATTGGCAGTGTTAAACCTCTGAATTCTGGACCGGGCCCAAGTGggaacaacagcacacacagcacTTTGGAATGGCGAGAAAGGAGGACAGCTGCATCGTGGGAGCCAGGACGGCAACTCTCAGACCTCCGCTGCCTGCTGCATGACCTGAGTGGGAACTGAGTGGGAGCTGGTTCACTGTCCTCTGCCTGTCTCTGCGTGTGCTCGTGATTATGACTGAATTTTTCTGGGCAAGACTGTTCTTGGAAAGACCCCTCTTTAAGAAAACCACTTTTCCTCTCAGTCTGCAGCGCTGCCATGCCAGTGCTCTCATTACCGCTTGCCTCTGTGGCTGCAGGCTTTAAGTCATGCGCTTTTTCAGGCAGATGAAAATGGATTTGTAATTTGCAAGTACGGGCAGAGCAAACCTTTGACACATCAGGACAGATGTCGGTCAAACGTGTCCTATTACTGCTGTATGCATTCAGCTGCTGGAATTATCTTTGCCCAGTGACTATCATATGCGCATACAGAGTAATGTCAGTGTGTTAAATGCGACGCGGGCGTGGCCGGACTAATTCTGTGTCAAGTGTCATCACCGTGCAGCATGTAGCACCAGGTTTTCTGACACGTGTATTTGTCGTGTACTTTGCGCCCAAGCAGAGAAATGCAAAAATAGACAAAAGGCGGACGGAGTGAGGATTTGACCCGCGGTGTCATCAGGGACACAGTTGCTGCTGGTATCCGTGTCTCCACAAAGcctgcagagcagagcagcctATTGGCAGCGGAAGAATTGATGAGGCCGGGAGGAGACTGTGTCTTCCATCTGGGTCTGACAGTGAAGGGCTGGAATGTCCTCCGCCTGAACAGCCTGCCTCTCTCTGCAGTCATGTGGACAACAGCCCACACACTAGGTAGCCTGAGGAGAGCTGTCATGTGGGCCACTGAGGCCTAGCTAGTCCTCCTTGTACTGTTGTTTTAGAGCGCGCCCACGCACTGTACACATACTGTAAGCACATTTCCCACGAGGGGAAGCCAGGGTAGGTGTCTGTTTTATGTTCCGTGTCCAGTGATTAGTGTTGAAAACCTCTTCCTGCTCATAAGTATCTGATCGCATCAAATGAGGATGAATGAAATTATTTCAGCACTTCTGCTCTCGTCCCGTCGCTACTGTTGCGGTTACGTCCGATTACCCTCTATTACCAAAACCTAATCATAAAGCGCAAGCCCTGGTCAGCTGCACAACTACTCGGTTTCCTGTAAATCTAAGCAGCTGTCTTCTTGGTTCTGACTTCCTTTTCCTGCAAAATAGTGAACTGGTATAGTTCCAGTTTCTCACATTGTaggtcagatttttttttcccatttcatttcatttttgataaTGATAGCTCCGCATTAGCAAATTTTTAAATGTCCACTTTTGTTTTCGGCACTTCAGCGCTGTCAGAGGTTGAGACTGAAAGCTCATTCTTGATTTCGTAAATGACACTTGACAATAAACCTTCTCCACTagaactatataaaaaaaacagatatttttttcttattcttaaaTACTTTCACTAGACTTCACGCTCTGTCATAAGACAAACGATCAAGTCTGACTGAAGCTCCTTCTCTGTGAGACGCTCTGTGTAAAGTTCACTGCACAGGTCACTCGTCTGCCTAAAAAATTAATGACAGATACAATACACCTCCAGGATCCTTTACCCCGCGCTGACAGGCATCTGGGATAATTAACGTGGCATTATTCAAGTGTGCCATTATGGCGGTGCTGTAGCTCTGACACCACGATGGCCccacgagagagagagaaatggtaGCGTGCAAGTTTGTCTTTTAGCGGTAAATCTGGACCAAACTAATGTTCTGATAATCTCATCTCTTCCAGCTGTTATCCCTCTTACCGACTCGGAGCACAAGCTGCTGGCGCTCCATTTTGCCGTGGACCCTGGCAGGGACTGGGAGTGGGGGAGGGACGACAATGATAATACCAAGCTAGCCAAGTAAGTCCTGTATAGTATATCACCCGATGCTTATCAACAAAGCACACAGAGGTGCTGGCTGGGAAAGCAGACCCCGCGAAGGACGAGAGGGTAAAAACCGCAGGCCAAGGCAGTTTCTGTCTGTCCGCCCACAAGGCCCTATGTGGGGGATTTAACTGTGATTATGGGCTCCGAGCTCAGGTCACTTCAAAGAGGGAGCAAAGAGGGAACAAATTGTGAGCCACGTCAGTCATTCGCAGGGTTTCCCGGGAAAGGCCTCGCTAAAGCAGCAACGGCCTCTCTGAGTTTAGCGAAGAGTTTATGTAAGGGTTTCTGTTTCACATTCCTGCCAGTCAGGGGGTTAGCTTATCCATATGAACAATGCTGATATACATAGAAAGAGATGCCCAGAAACGCTTCCTAATACCACCTCATTATATTACCCTTAATTCATTGCAgactttatttacatacagGTTTCTGCGTGTAAGTGGTGAAATGCAGCAGTTCCTAAagagtttttaaatgttaaagaagACGCATAGTatgtgacaaaaaaattaacataaacTTCTGTCAAATGTTAGCCGTGTCGTGTCTCCACTTGTTGTTAATCATGCAtacatgtttttccacagtctCATCTTGTCTCTGGAGGCCAAACTCAACCTGCTGCACAACTACATGAATGTAACATGGATCCGAATTCCATCTGAAACAAGGGTAACTTTCCTTTTCCACATGTGTGTCTTGTTTGTCATGGTTAATTAAGCACGGGATAGACTTCCCAATTCCAGATGTTCCCGAAACCCCAGAGTCCTATCAGTCAAATTTATTCACTGTCAGAAAGCAATAATCTGAGgcattcatgtgtgtttggGTTATGAATCACGACAGACTATTAAAGTCTTTTTGAACATTGTTTTTTGAGAATTTGTGTGGAATATATACTAAATCTCCGCTGTTAAACcagaaatgaatttaaaattacaagtagAATCAAAGTGTTATCGTGCTACATTCTGCGTTTTCTTCAGtctgatgtgtgtctgtcttgcGCAGGCTCCCCTGGCTCAGCCAGAGTCTCCCACAGCCTCTGCAGGTGAGGATGTCCAGTCTCTAGCTGAGTCCATGGACTCTGACCGCGAGTCTGTCGGCAGCAACTCTAACGTCAACACCGGCAAGCCCAGCAAGGAGAAGGACAAAGACAAGCAGCGCAAAGACAAAGATAAAAGCCGGGCTGATTCTGTAGCCAACAAACTAGGTAGCTTCAGCAAAACACTGGGAATCAAGCTGAAGAAGAACATGGGTGGTCTGGGTGGGCTTGTGCACGGCAAAATGAACAAATCTAACTCGGGTTCGGGGCGTAGTGGGGATAACGGAggggaaaagacaaagaagaaggagTCTAAGGCAACCAAAGGAAGCAAGGACGAGTCGGGACAGTCGGCCAGTTCCACCTCGTCTGAGAAGGCCACCAGCCCCTCCCCTACAGACAGACCCTCAAGTTCCTCCCCCACCGAGAGACAGGACAGTGCAGGGAAAGGCTCGGGGGAAAAGACCCTGGAGAACTGGAAATACAGCACCGATGTCAAGCTTAGCCTCAACATCCTACGGGCTGCCATGCAGGGGGAACGCAAGTTCATTTTCGCCGGACTCCTCCTCACTAGCCATCGACACCAGTTCCACGAGGAGATGATCAGCTACTACTTGACAAACGCCCAGGAGCGCTTCAgccaggagcaggagcagaagaggaaggaggctgAGAAGAAGCCCCCCACAGCTAATGAGGTGGCGGCGAAGAAGCCCGAGCACGAGAGTGTCTTCCAGAGGGAGAGATCGGACAGCTCGCCCCCGGAGAGCTGCTCTCCCGTCCTGCCccaccacactcacacctacaacAACTCGCAGCCTCCTCTGAGTCTCAAGATGCAGGGCAGGAACAGTCCCACTCCCGCTGCCCCTCTTGTGCCGGTCCCTGCCCCTCCCCACACCCCGCCAACAGCCTCGCATCACGTCTCTCACCCAGCCCCAGCCCCTGCGCCTTACTCCTCCCCCAGTATTGGTGCTAAGAGACCTGGGCCCGTTCCTGTGTCCGCCCACTACAGCCATACGCCGCCCATCCAGAGGCACAGTGTGATTCACTTACAAGATGTCAACATGCAATCCTCCATCTTCCAAGATGACCCCTATAAGCCCGTGGTAGGCACTCTAAAGACATGCGCCACCTATCCCCAGCAGAACCGCACGCTCTCGTCCCAGAGCTACAGCCCCGCTCGCCTGTCTGGGGTCCGCACTGTTAACACCATGGAAACCCTGTCCTACAACATGCCTGGCGAACACAAGTCCCACACCTACACCAACGGATTCAATGCGGGAGACATTCAGGACTGCCTTGAGTTTGCTGATGAGGACAACTCGTCTCACACCtggctcaaccaggacaaaaccaAAGGGCGGAGCTCTGGAAGCCCTTTGTACTGCTTTCAGCAGCGCCGCTGCAAGAGGGAGAACTGCTCCTTCTACGGCAGGCCAGAGACAGACAACTACTGCTCCTACTGCTacagagaggagctgaagcgcagggagagggagagcaaaGTGCAGAGGCCTGTATAGCCATCACCGCTACTTCAGCCACTTGTCAACAAGGCCGCAGGAGACTTGAGGGAACAACACCATCTGCACTCTGCATTTAGAAACACGTGACGGCAAACATTTTCCTATTTTGTTGAAGAAATGCTCGTGTATTCCTGTCGCCCTTCCCTTGTTAGTAAAGATTATTACTTTATGATGGGGGAAGCAGAACGTGAAACAGTGAGCAGCTTTGGCCAgatattgttattttgtttttacttctgtcTCATTGAATTTAGTCTTTTACTTGTTTTAGAGTAAAAGTCATCTCTCTGTGATGTAACTCTCTGTACGTGAAGGaaagttctttatttttcaaaagtaCAAAAGACGTGCATCTCATCAGGAAGGACCATTTTAGCTCTTTTAATCAGTTTGAATGCAATACCTCTGCTTGGTTCTTCAAAAAGCTCTGTGGGAaatttgtagttgttttgcAATCAGAAGAAATCGAACGGGGGATTAACATTAGACTTTAAAGCAATAAATTGGTGATTTTTTGCTACACCCTCTCCCAATTTTGTCTATGCACCAATAATAGAGTTACTGTAGGTTAACTGTGTCTTGTAAATTGTAAACGATTGTCACAGTGTGCTTTTGTAAACAAATTTGAACTAcaggaattaaaaatgtgtaCGCATTCTAGATTGTAACGTGGTATTAGGATGAAATGTAAAAGCTCATTTGTCGCGTGTACCTTTGTTCTTACCACGGTGCAA is part of the Mugil cephalus isolate CIBA_MC_2020 chromosome 10, CIBA_Mcephalus_1.1, whole genome shotgun sequence genome and encodes:
- the otud7a gene encoding OTU domain-containing protein 7A, which encodes MTLDMDAVLSDFVRSTGAEPGLARDLLEGKNWDLSAALNDYEELRQVHTANLPQVFNEGRYYKQPEARDTPTHVSKIDRPCAQKQEDNAQEKRLSRGISHASSAIVSLARLQVANECTSEQFPLEMPIYTFQLPDLSVYSEDFRSFIERDLIEQSTMMALEQAGRLNWWSTMCTSCKKLLPLATTGDGNCLLHAASLGMWGFHDRDLMLRKSLYTMMKSGAERDALKRRWRWQQTQQNKESGLVYTEEEWEREWNELLKLASSEPRTHLSKNGNTSGGVDNSEDPVYESLEEFHVFVLAHVLRRPIVVVADTMLRDSGGEAFAPIPFGGLYLPLEVPPSRCHCSPLVLAYDQAHFSALVSMEQRDQQREQAVIPLTDSEHKLLALHFAVDPGRDWEWGRDDNDNTKLANLILSLEAKLNLLHNYMNVTWIRIPSETRAPLAQPESPTASAGEDVQSLAESMDSDRESVGSNSNVNTGKPSKEKDKDKQRKDKDKSRADSVANKLGSFSKTLGIKLKKNMGGLGGLVHGKMNKSNSGSGRSGDNGGEKTKKKESKATKGSKDESGQSASSTSSEKATSPSPTDRPSSSSPTERQDSAGKGSGEKTLENWKYSTDVKLSLNILRAAMQGERKFIFAGLLLTSHRHQFHEEMISYYLTNAQERFSQEQEQKRKEAEKKPPTANEVAAKKPEHESVFQRERSDSSPPESCSPVLPHHTHTYNNSQPPLSLKMQGRNSPTPAAPLVPVPAPPHTPPTASHHVSHPAPAPAPYSSPSIGAKRPGPVPVSAHYSHTPPIQRHSVIHLQDVNMQSSIFQDDPYKPVVGTLKTCATYPQQNRTLSSQSYSPARLSGVRTVNTMETLSYNMPGEHKSHTYTNGFNAGDIQDCLEFADEDNSSHTWLNQDKTKGRSSGSPLYCFQQRRCKRENCSFYGRPETDNYCSYCYREELKRRERESKVQRPV